One genomic window of Pieris rapae chromosome 15, ilPieRapa1.1, whole genome shotgun sequence includes the following:
- the LOC111001705 gene encoding cytochrome P450 6B6 produces the protein MWLLVVALVLILLYYVGTKNFDYWKKRGVKYDEPIIFFGSNLTHIIKKHSLSERFAELHNRFPNEKYVGYFEANRPALLVRDPDLIKAILVTDFKHFYRRGISPHKEDIEPLMKNLFTVDGDAWKLLRQRMTTAFSSAKLKAMFPLIVERTEKLITIAEQVADSGEEVDVRNLMARYTTDFIGACGFGIDSKTLEDDTNDFRQLGRRIFTVTKRDILVNLLKRTLSNVELFKYIHFFAPEVERKNLSLVTQIMSQRDYKPSGRNDFIDMMLELKQKGKMVGESIEKVNPDGSPKIVELELNDELIAAQVFVFFAAGFETSSSSSSFLLHQLAYHPEEQKLVQKEIDEVLAKYDGKLSYDAVKDMKYLEMAFKESNRVFASPGFLVRKTVGKYTLPGTDLTLDDRTGVVISTQALYADERYFDDPQTFKPMRFHPDNIHKMNKNVYLPFGDGPRACIGERLGIMQALAGVAAVLHVFSVAPSKSTKRYPPIDPSSTIIQNVLGGLPLALQRRKKQ, from the exons ATGTGGTTACTCGTGGTAGCACTTGTTCTGATCCTCCTTTACTATGTTGGGACGAAAAATTTCGACTATTGGAAGAAGAGAGGAGTTAAATACGACGAACCCATTATCTTCTTTGGAAGCAACCTAACCCACATCATCAAGAAACACAGCTTATCAGAAAGATTTGCTGAGCTTCACAACAGATTTCCTAACGAAAAATATGTGGGCTACTTCGAGGCGAACAGACCAGCACTGCTGGTTAGAGACCCCGATTTAATTAAAGCCATTCTTGTCACTGACTTCAAACATTTCTACCGAAGAGGAATAAGCCCTCACAAGGAAGACATTGAACCTCTAATGAAGAATCTATTTACGGTAGATGGAGACGCCTGGAAACTCCTGCGACAAAGGATGACCACAGCTTTCTCTAGTGCTAAGCTAAAAGCAATGTTTCCTTTAATTGTTGAGAGAACTGAAAAGCTCATAACGATAGCAGAGCAAGTTGCGGATTCAGGAGAAGAAGTTGATGTTAGAAATCTTATGGCGAGATACACAACCGATTTTATTGGTGCATGTGGATTTGGTATTGACTCAAAAACGTTAGAAGATGATACAAATGATTTTCGTCAGTTAGGAAGACGTATTTTCACAGTAACTAAACGcgatattttagttaatttgttGAAACGCACGTTATCTAATGTGGaacttttcaaatatatacatttcttCGCTCCTGAAGTTGAACGAAAAAACTTATCATTGGTGACACAAATTATGAGCCAGCGTGATTACAAACCATCGGGGAGAAATGATTTTATCGACATGATGTTGGAATTGAAACAAAAAGGAAAGATGGTGGGTGAATCTATAGAAAAGGTGAATCCAGATGGGTCGCCTAAAATTGTAGAACTCGAATTGAACGACGAGTTGATAGCCGCACAGGTATTCGTATTCTTTGCTGCTGGATTTGAAACATCGTCATCTTCAAGTAGTTTTCTTCTACACCAGCTGGCTTACCATCCCGAAGAACAGAAGCTAGTTCAAAAGGAAATCGATGAGGTGTTAGCCAAATATGATGGAAAACTTTCCTATGATGCCGTCAAGGACATGAAATATCTGGAAATGGCATTCAA aGAAAGCAACCGCGTCTTTGCTTCTCCCGGATTTCTGGTCCGCAAAACTGTTGGAAAATACACTTTACCCGGAACAGACTTAACGTTGGACGATAGAACCGGCGTAGTTATATCAACACAGGCTTTGTACGCTGACGAAAGATATTTCGATGATCCTCAGACCTTTAAGCCTATGAGATTCCACCCTGATAATATACATAAGATGAATAAGAACGTGTACTTACCCTTTGGGGATGGACCGAGAGCATGTATAG GTGAACGCCTTGGAATCATGCAGGCTTTGGCTGGTGTAGCTGCTGTACTTCATGTTTTCTCAGTGGCGCCATCTAAGAGTACCAAACGTTATCCACCAATCGACCCAAGTTCCACCATCATACAGAACGTGCTGGGTGGTTTACCGTTGGCGTTACAGAGGAGGAAGAAacaataa
- the LOC111001709 gene encoding uncharacterized protein LOC111001709 yields MWSLVVVAALFATARSKQLPQSADLPNTAVATVTESDSEWPEALAPLDTLAVACERDNMHVTISLSTSHANSVYDSFNGIVYPAGLGSNSTCLREFVSARGDLQYTLPLKGCNTMSTDHEDGTVEYYNNIIVQPHLRLVTGQGRGYHVRCRYRRRDLTLFHLHRPHADRLTSRTDVRDEYDEESGLLPSVTMKIFKGDPEEKQVASNVRIGDTLTLVVSLEKQRKYGLLVSECSVRDGLGWAEQSLIADDGCPLDGEIMGLFQYSVEKQEAKVSFPAHKFPYTASVYYTCEVKLCDLNHPTDCEPCSHKKRVRRDTEEGSPATVEVFSGLYVNEADSLDNDDVVSEKKEDEICISQRNFAIGICIAGVILMICVIAAIAFILARRRNPKTYSRTGSSLYSGPYTNTGYSHTS; encoded by the exons atGTGGTCCCTTGTGGTGGTAGCGGCATTGTTCGCGACCGCGCGGTCCAAACAATTACCACAGAGTGCAg ATTTACCAAATACCGCGGTGGCTACAGTCACCGAATCCGACTCGGAGTGGCCGGAAGCGCTGGCACCACTTGACACCCTCGCTGTCGCGTGCGAAAGGGACAACATGCACGTCACTATATCGCTCTCCACTAGTCATGCTAACAG TGTCTACGACTCATTCAACGGCATAGTCTACCCAGCTGGGCTGGGCAGCAACTCGACATGTCTCCGAGAGTTCGTTTCCGCCCGAGGTGATCTCCAGTACACGCTTCCACTGAAGGGCTGTAACACAATGTCTACTGATCAT GAGGACGGAACAGTAGAATACTACAACAATATAATAGTGCAGCCTCATTTGCGCCTTGTGACTGGCCAAGGGCGGGGCTACCACGTCAGGTGTCGCTACCGTAGGCGAGACCTCACTCTCTTCCATTTGCACAGACCACACGCCGACAGACTCACTTCCAGGACTGATGTACG aGATGAGTACGATGAGGAATCCGGTTTATTGCCCTCTGTAACTATGAAAATCTTTAAAGGTGACCCCGAAGAAAAAcag GTGGCGTCAAACGTTCGCATCGGTGACACGCTCACGTTAGTCGTGTCACTAGAAAAACAGAGGAAGTACGGCCTTCTCGTCTCCGAGTGCTCAGTGCGGGATGGACTGGGATGGGCTGAACAGAGCTTGATCGCTGATGATGG ctGCCCACTAGACGGCGAAATAATGGGCCTCTTCCAGTACAGCGTCGAGAAGCAAGAGGCGAAGGTTTCGTTCCCAGCTCACAAGTTCCCTTACACGGCCAGCGTCTACTACACGTGCGAAGTCAAACTGTGCGATCTCAATCATCCCACGGATTGC GAGCCTTGTTCGCACAAGAAGCGCGTGCGCCGTGACACGGAGGAAGGATCGCCCGCAACAGTCGAAGTTTTTTCCGGACTTTACGTCAACGAAGCAGATTCGCTGGACAACGATGACGTTGTTAGCGAGAAG aaagaAGACGAAATCTGCATTTCCCAACGCAACTTTGCCATTGGAATATGCATAGCCGGTGTGATTTTAATGATTTGCGTAATAGCAGCTATAGCCTTTATTCTAGCACGACGAAGGAACCCTAAAACTTATTCTAGAACTGGCAGTTCACTGTACAGTGGCCCGTACACCAACACTGGCTATTCGCATACAAGTTAA
- the LOC110995352 gene encoding uncharacterized protein LOC110995352, with translation METTKHIFTYNEKKCLRDIVKKYYAIVENKDIHTEAVRQKNATWQQIGEEYNACPHVSFHATPKQLRRLWLNLKQRSKAKPQTLILKKEPELNGTQNEDPLRVELLQKGINELQTFNYRDQQEECRKSEKHEIEMHILKERLREAKAKADLAELIYNQQFNTGAVTAEIEQTNYK, from the exons ATGGAAAcaacaaaacatatatttacttataacgagaaaaaatgtttacgtgatattgtaaagaaatacTATGCTATTGTAGAAAATAAGGATATTCACACCGAAGCCGTAAGGCAAAAGAATGCAACTTGGCAACAAATTGGTGAAGAATACAACGCTTGTCCACATGTCTCATTTCAT GCAACACCAAAACAGTTAAGACGATTATGGCTGAATTTGAAACAAAGGAGCAAAGCCAAACcacaaacattaattttaaaaaaagaacctGAACTGAATGGTACACAGAATGAGGATCCATTGAGGGTTGAGTTACTACAAAAGGGTATAAATGAGTTACAAACTTTTAACTATAGGGATCAACAGGAAGAATGTAGAAAAAGTGAAAAGCACGAAATAGAAATGCACATTTTAAAGGAACGGTTGAGAGAGGCTAAGGCAAAGGCAGATTTAGCTGAGCTAATATACAACCAGCAATTTAATACTG GAGCTGTTACAGCTGAAATAGAGCAAACAAACTACAAATAA